CAGAAAAAAATCCGCGGGGAGGTGTGGAAGCTGTTTGCGGCCAAGAAGATCGCCCGGGAGTTCAGCGCAAATCCCGACTACTGGTACAAACAGGTTGATCTGGTGGCGGAACGGGCGTTTCAGAGCAAGGCCTTTCAAAAGGGGGATCAGGACGGCTTCATTCGGGCGCTGGATCGGGAAATGGAGGCCCTGCGGCCGCTGGGCGATCAGGTTCGGAAAAAGTACCACATTTACGCAGCCGGATACGCCCACATGGACCTGGCCTGGATGTGGACCTGGCGGGAGAGCATCGAGGTGGTCCATCACACCACACAATCCGTGTTGAACATCATGAAAAAATTCCCCGATTTCAAATACAGCATGAGTTCCGCTGCGGCGTACGTCTGGCTGGAAAAATACTACCCGAATTTGTTCCGGCAGGTTCAGGAAAAGGTAAAGGAAGGTCGCTGGGAAGTGATGGGCGGCATGTGGGTGGAACCGGACTGTAATCTGCCCTCCGGCGAATCCTTTGTGCGGCAGGTGCTTTACGCCAAACGCTATTTTCAGAAAAAATTGGGTGTGGATGTGAAGATCTGCTGGATTCCCGATTCCTTCGGTTACAACTGGAATCTGCCGCAAATTCTGGCGCGCAGCGGATTTGAGGGGTTTATCACGCACAAAATCAACTGGAACGATACCAACAAATTCCCCTACCGATTTTTCTGGTGGGAGGCACCGGACGGCAGCAAAATCATGTCCTACATCCCCGAAAGCGGGTACGGCCACAATCTGGTGGGTGACGATTTGATTGAATTTGCCCAACATGAACGGCAGGATCTGGGATTGGGTAAGGTGTTTGTGATTTACGGCGTGGGCAATCACGGAGGTGGCCCCACAATGAAAATGCTCGAAAATGCGGAGAATGAAATTCATGCACCGGCTTTTTTAGATGTGAAACTGGTGCGCTCCGACGAATTTTTTGATTCGATAACCCCGCAGGAGAAAGCCAAACTTCCCACGTGGGACAGCGAGCTCTACCTGGAATTTCACCGCGGTACCTACACATCTCAGGCAAAAACCAAAAAGCACAACCGGAAAGTCGGGGGCCTGGCCGTAACCGCTGAAAAAACGGCCGCGCTGGCTAGCCTTTGCGGGGAACCGTACCCCGCCGGAGATTTTGCGCACATCTGGCACACGATTTTGTTCAACCAATTTCACGACATTCTGCCCGGTTCCTCGATTAACGAGGTGTACCGGGATGCCGACCGCGAGTACGAGGAAGCCTGGAAGCTGGAAAAAGACATTGTCGACCGATCGCTGCAGGTGCTGGCGCAGCACATTGACACCCGCGGCAAAGGGGAGGCGCTGGTGGTTTTTAACCCGGAGAGCTGGGTGCGCACCAGTGTGGCAACGGTCTCGTTGGGACGATTGGAAAAAGAACGAACTTGGCACGTTTTGGATGAAAATGCACACGTGGTAGCCAGTCAAGTGGTAGAGAAGAGCCCGTTGGGAGCCAAGCTGATTTTTATCGCTCGAAATGTGCCGTCACTGGGTTACAAAATTTATCGGCTGGAGGAAGGGGCAGCCCGGGCGCCGCAAACGGACATCCGGGCGGATTCCCTCCATTTGCAAAACGGTCTTCTATCGCTGGCTTTGGATCGGAAAACCGGCCTCATTCGGTCGCTGAAGGATGTGGTAAACCAGCGCGAGGTTCTGGCCGAACCCCGGGGCAATCTCCTTCAGTTGCGAACGGTGGAACCCAACGACGCCTGGAATCTCCGGTTCAAGGGGCCGTGGATCGATCTGGACAGCGCCTGGGTAGTGGAACGGGTGGAAGCCGGCCCGGTGCGGGCAACGATTCACGTGAAGCACAGTTTTCTGGGTCCCCAGAAATCGGAGGCCTCACCGACGGAGGGGTTTCCCTCTTCCTTTTTTGATCAATATATCTCCTTGTACGCGGGGCAGCC
The sequence above is a segment of the Calditrichota bacterium genome. Coding sequences within it:
- a CDS encoding alpha-mannosidase, with product MMIRLLILTLFFSFIPVRSPAQNHQSALQILNFLAYGGMAQLKYKVGGEPGGEDPNLDDSGWETKYIGYKWDLPETNVWFRTTFVVPERIGGFSMAGRTLTLHLNVDNGGDVYVNGKYLGSFTWANGHFVIAKNIQPGQRYVVAIRGINHPGFGQLKAARMDISGMEDFQKKIRGEVWKLFAAKKIAREFSANPDYWYKQVDLVAERAFQSKAFQKGDQDGFIRALDREMEALRPLGDQVRKKYHIYAAGYAHMDLAWMWTWRESIEVVHHTTQSVLNIMKKFPDFKYSMSSAAAYVWLEKYYPNLFRQVQEKVKEGRWEVMGGMWVEPDCNLPSGESFVRQVLYAKRYFQKKLGVDVKICWIPDSFGYNWNLPQILARSGFEGFITHKINWNDTNKFPYRFFWWEAPDGSKIMSYIPESGYGHNLVGDDLIEFAQHERQDLGLGKVFVIYGVGNHGGGPTMKMLENAENEIHAPAFLDVKLVRSDEFFDSITPQEKAKLPTWDSELYLEFHRGTYTSQAKTKKHNRKVGGLAVTAEKTAALASLCGEPYPAGDFAHIWHTILFNQFHDILPGSSINEVYRDADREYEEAWKLEKDIVDRSLQVLAQHIDTRGKGEALVVFNPESWVRTSVATVSLGRLEKERTWHVLDENAHVVASQVVEKSPLGAKLIFIARNVPSLGYKIYRLEEGAARAPQTDIRADSLHLQNGLLSLALDRKTGLIRSLKDVVNQREVLAEPRGNLLQLRTVEPNDAWNLRFKGPWIDLDSAWVVERVEAGPVRATIHVKHSFLGPQKSEASPTEGFPSSFFDQYISLYAGQPYVEVRNHIEWWEKHKMLKVAFPVAVHAKKATYEIPYATIERSTGNRTSFEKARFEVPAQRWADLSQTDYGVSLINESKYGYDIKGNLMRLSLLRSPTAPDPMADRGYQDFSYLLYPHTGSWREAGTARLAVEYNRPLIVFRAKPHRGNLPKEKSFVQVTPENVFLNVVKKAEDSTCWILRLVEMYGKTARVTVHLDQKIVSVQETDLLERKLRALRPEGNGFRFEIKPHEIRTFRVCF